A genomic region of Arachis stenosperma cultivar V10309 chromosome 9, arast.V10309.gnm1.PFL2, whole genome shotgun sequence contains the following coding sequences:
- the LOC130951562 gene encoding protein LIGHT-DEPENDENT SHORT HYPOCOTYLS 1-like — MDLVSESSPPASNATAPTTTTVNGVGGGGGSNSVVAVSSSSSSSSSPSSSRYENQKRRDWNTFCQYLRNHRPPLSLNLCSGAHVLEFLHYLDQFGKTKVHNHNCPFFGLPNPPAPCPCPLRQAWGSLDALIGRLRAAYEENGGRPESNPFGARAVRIYLRDVRDFQAKARGVSYEKKRKRPKPKVNNNDGAMAAAATTTTT; from the coding sequence ATGGATTTGGTTTCTGAATCATCACCACCAGCATCAAACGCCACAGCTCCGACAACCACCACCGTCAACGGTGTTGGCGGAGGAGGAGGAAGTAACAGCGTTGTAGCCGtttcttcatcttcatcatcttcttcttctccttcatcgAGCCGTTATGAGAACCAAAAGCGGCGAGACTGGAATACGTTCTGTCAGTACCTCCGCAACCACCGTCCGCCGCTCTCGCTGAACCTCTGCAGCGGCGCACACGTGCTCGAGTTCCTTCACTACCTCGATCAGTTCGGAAAAACGAAAGTTCACAACCATAACTGCCCCTTCTTCGGCCTCCCGAACCCTCCGGCGCCCTGCCCCTGCCCGCTCCGCCAAGCCTGGGGCAGCCTCGACGCCCTCATCGGCCGGCTTAGGGCGGCCTATGAGGAGAACGGCGGCAGGCCGGAGTCCAACCCGTTCGGCGCCAGAGCCGTTAGGATTTACCTTCGTGATGTCAGAGATTTTCAGGCCAAAGCTAGAGGAGTCAGTTatgagaagaagaggaagaggccGAAGCCGAAGGTCAACAATAATGACGGTGCCATGGCCGCCGCTGccactactactactacttaA